From Coturnix japonica isolate 7356 chromosome 3, Coturnix japonica 2.1, whole genome shotgun sequence, the proteins below share one genomic window:
- the TOMM20 gene encoding mitochondrial import receptor subunit TOM20 homolog: MMVGKTSAIAAGLCGALFIGYCIYFDRKRRSDPNFKNRLRERRKKQKLAKERAGLSKLPDLKDAEAVQKFFLEEIQLGEELLAQGEYEKGVDHLTNAIAVCGQPQQLLQVLQQTLPPPVFQMLLTKLPTISQRIVSAQCLAEDDVE; the protein is encoded by the exons ATGATGGTGGGCAAGACCAGCGCCATCGCCGCGGGGCTCTGCGGGGCCCTGTTCATCGGCTACTGCATCTACTTCGACCGCAAGAGGAGGAGCGACCCCAATTTCAAGAACCGGCTGCGGGAGC gaaggaagaaacagaagcttgCCAAAGAGAGAGCAGGGCTTTCCAAG CTGCCTGATCTGAAAGATGCTGAAGCTGTTCAGAAGTTTTTTCTTGAGGAGATCCAGCTTGGGGAGGAGCTACTAGCTCAAG GTGAATATGAGAAAGGTGTGGATCACTTGACCAATGCCATTGCTGTGTGTGGGCAGCCGCAGCAGCTACTACAAGTTCTACAGCAGACTCTTCCACCACCAGTGTTTCAAATGCTTCTAACTAAGCTCCCTACAATAAGCCAG AGAATTGTAAGTGCACAGTGCTTGGCTGAAGATGATGTTGAATGA